The following nucleotide sequence is from Phycisphaera sp..
CGAGACCTCGACTCCGCAGGACGCGCCCTTTAAGGGCCCGATCTTCGGGGGCACGACCTCCGAGAACCCAACCAAGGACTGATAACCCATCACACCCGCCCCGCGCACGCGGGGCGGGTTCAGCGTGGCCCCAAAAGGGCCGAAGGTAAGGACAGTCGGACGCGTGCAGTACCACGCGTCCAAAAGCCCAGGCCCGCCAGAGAAGGCGGGCGGCGAGAGGACGCAGGACGATGCACAACGAACGACGCATGAACACGATGACGCGGACCGCCAAGCTTGCGCTGCTGGCCGGTGCGGTGGTGGGAGCCATGGCCCTGACCGGTTGCTCGGGCAGTGGTCGCACCGCCAAGGAAGCCCGGATTAACGCTGCCGAGCGCATGGCCGGCATGAAGAGCGGTACCGAGTGGGACATGGCCCGCCAGGCCTTCCTCTCGGGCGATCCTCAGAAGGCCCTCGACCACATCGATCGCTCGATCGCGCTCAACGACAGCGTCGTGCGCTCGCACGTGCTCCGCGGCCGCATCATGATGGAACTGGGCAACTTCGAGGAATCCATGGCCTCCTTGGGGAAGGCCGAGATCCTCGATCCCGAAGACGTCGACACCCAGTACTTCCTGGGGGTTGCCTACGAACGCATTGGTGAGAAGGAGAGTGCGATGGAACGCTACCAGCGCGCCGCCGAGCTCGACACGGCCCGTGCCATCTACGCCGTCGCCGCCGCCGAGATGCTTATTGACATCGGCCGCACCGACGACGCCGAGACCTACCTCAAGGATCGCCTGGAAATCTACCGGCACAACGCCGGCCTGCGCCAGACCCTGGGCCACATCGCCATGATGCGCAACGATGCCGAGCAGGCGACCGAGTGGTTCACCGAGGCCCGGTTCCTGGCTCCGGATGATCCCGGTGTGCAAGAAGACCTCGCCCGCGCCGAGCTGGCCTCAGGCCGCTTCGCCGAGGCAGAGTACAACCTCGCCGAGCTGCTAAGCAAGGAAGAGTTCGAGACCCGCCGCGACCTCCAGCACATGCGTGCCCGCTGCCTGGTCGAGGTCGATCGCCCCGTCGAGGCCCGCGACGTGCTCGTGAGCCTCACGGAAACCAGCGGCGGCGAGAAGGACCTGGACGCCTGGATCCAGCTCGGCCACGTCTGCTACCAGCTTCGCGACATGGCCCGCGTGCGTCGCGCCGCCGGCCGCGTCATCGCGCTGGCCCCGCAGCGCAGCGAGGGCTACCTGCTCCGCGCCCTGCAGCAGCGCGGCACGGGCGACCTCGACGGCGCCCTGGCCAGCCTCGACCTGGCCATCCAGCGCAGCGAGAGCGATCCCGCGCCGCTCATCCTGCGGGGCCTCATCGCCCAGCAGGCCGATATGCCCGGCCTGGCCCGCTCCAGCTTCGAGGCCGCTCAGAAGCTGGACCCCGAGAACGAGAGCGTCACCCGCATGATCGCGGCCCTCGACGCGCAGTACGCCAAGACCTTCGTCGGCGTGCCCGACGACGGCCAATAAGCCTCGACTCAATCAGCCGTTCGCACGTCGGCGATCTCGCCGCGCACCGAACGGCGACCGCGGTACTCTTCGACCCTGGGCGTGATCACCACGTCCAGGGTCGTTCCGTTCTTGATCTTCTCGGCGTGGCGGCCCCAGCCCCAGCCGACGAGCTTGAGCGTTGAGCCCGCGTCGTCGCGCACGAACATCGACAGGTGGGCGCTGCTCGAACCCATGAGCGTCGGCGGCTGGGACACGTGAATGCCCCGCAGCCGCAACCGGGGGGTCGGGTTGCCGCGCCCGAACGGTCCGAGCTTTTCCAGCGTCAGTATGCCCTTCTCGTCGAGCTCGTGCAGCCCCGCGTCGGCGTCGATTCGGACCTCGGGTGTCAGGTCTTCAACGGTCAATCGCGAATTCGCATGTGCGACCATCGCCTCGATAAAAGCCCCGAGTCGATCGGACGACACGCGCAACCCGATCGCCGCGTCGTGGCCGCCGAAGCCTTCGACATGATCCGCGCACGCGTGTACAGCGCCGTGCAGGTTGAAGCCCGAGATGCTGCGCCCGGATCCCTTGCACACGTCCGCGTCGCGCTGCATCAGGATCGTCGGCCGCCCGAACCGCTCGACCAGCCGCGAGCACGCGATGCCAATAACGCCCGGGTGCCAATCCTCGTGCGCGAGCACGATGGCCCGGTGCTCATCCCGATCCATACCCAGCCGCACGACTTCTTCGCACGCCTGCTCGACGATCCGCTTCTCGATCGCCTGCCGCTGCTGGTTCAATTCGTCCATCGTGTCGCAAATGGCCGCGATCCGATCCTCGTCGCCCGTGGTCAGCAACTCGATCGCCTCACCCGCGTCGGCCACCCGTCCCAGCGCGTTGATGCGCGGCCCGAGGCGGAACCCAAGGTCGCCCACGCCCACCGGCCGATTCTCACGCACGCACCGCCCGGCCAGCGTCGCCAGCCCGCGAATCCGCGTCCGCCGCATCAACGCCAGCCCGTGCGTGACGATGATCCGGTTCTCGTCGATCAGCGGCGATACGTCCGCGACGGTTCCCAGCGCAGCCAGCGGCAGCAGGTCCAGCAGCAACGCCCGGGGCCCCGGTGCCGCCCGGCCGCCCTCGCCCGCCATTGTCGCCATCCGCCACGCTAGCTTGAACGCCACGCCCGCCCCGCACAGCCCCGCGAACGGGTAGGCCGAGTCGGGCCGCCCAGGGTGTACCACGGCGTCGGCCTTCGGGAGCTCGTCGGCGGTGGCGGGGGGGTTGTGATGGTCGGTCACGATCAGCCGTACGCCCAATTCCCGGGCCCGCGTGGCCGGCTCGTTGGCGGTGATCCCGCAGTCCACCGTCACGATGACCCCGGCTCCGTCGGAGGCCAGCTTCTCGATCGCGTGGACATGCACGCCGTAGCCGTCCCGAAGGCGGTGGGGCACGAAGTGTACCAGCCTCGCATCGGGGCAGAGTTCGCGGATGATGTGGTGCAGGATGGCCGATCCGGTCGTCCCATCGACGTCGTAATCGCCATAGATCGCGATTACCTCGCCCGCCCGCCCGGCCTCCAGCAGCATCTCGGCGGCCTTGTCCAGGTCCGGGATGCCCGAGGGGTCGTGCAGCCCGGTCAGCTTGGGCTCCAGGCTCGCCGCGTCGAGGTGGGGCCGCCCCGCCAGCACCCGGGCCACCAGAGGCGGCAGCGAGGCGTCCAGAGGCCCAGTGGGCTCTGGCAGCCGCCATCGCTTGGTCAGGCCACGAAGGTTGGTGGCCGCGTCGGATGGGGCGGTGGGGGGCATGGCCGTAGACTAGCCGGATGGTTAAGCTCAACAAGATCTATACCCGCACCGGCGACGACGGCACCACCGGTCTAGGAGACGGCTCCCGCGTGCCCAAGGCCGATCCTCGCGTGGAGGCCTATGGCACCACCGACGAGGCCAACGCCGCCCTGGGCCTGGCCGTCATCGCCTGCAAGGACGCCGGCCAGCCCGCCGCGGGGTTCGTGTCCATCCTCGAGTCCCTCCAGCACGACCTGTTCGATTGCGGGGCCGACCTCTGCACGCCGATCAAGGACGATGGCAAGGAGAGCGAACGCCTCCGGGTCATCCCCAGCCAGATCGATCGCCTGGAGGCCCTCATCGACCGCTTCAACGAAGACCTCGAGCCCCTCACCAGCTTCGTGCTGCCCGGGGGCACGCCCGCCGCAGCCGGCTTGCATCTGGCCCGGACCATCGTGAGGCGGGCCGAACGCCTGGCCACGGCCACCCTGGAAGCCGAGCCCGACGAAACGAATGCCAACGTAATCCGATACCTCAACAGGCTGAGCGACCTGCTGTTCGTGCTGGGTCGTATTGCCAACCCCACCGGCGACGTGCTGTGGAAGCCCGGCGCGAATCGAGACTCTCACTAGCGAACCAAGACACCAACATGGCCACCGCCAACTTCACAAGCGAGTTCGCACAGGAGTTCGACGTCGAGACGGGGCAACTGCTGCGCCGGCGGTTCTTGTGGTTTCTGGGGTTCAATCTCGCGTTCTGGGCGATTGGCTTATTCGCCGTGCTGATGTTCTGGGGCGAGTTCTCGAAAGCACCGTTGTCCACACGCGTGTGGACCTTCATCATCGCTGGCGTCGACATCTCCGTGTATGTCTGGTTCTTCCGCCGCGTGCTGCGTAGCCGCCCCGACAAGCCCGCGATCCTCCAACTCACGCGCATACTCCTGCTCTACGTCGGCACGATCGGGCTCGCCCAGTACTTCCTGGAAGTTCCAGGAACGAGTTTTGCCATCGCGGGCTTCCCGGGGGCAACGCTCAACTTCGGCATGGCGTTCTTCTTCGCGTGCCTGTTCTTGCCCTGGTCGCCCAAGGAGGTCTACCACACCATCGGCGTGGTGCTCGCCCTCCACGCCGTCGTGCTAATGGCGGTCAACCTCCCGCCGAACGCGAACTGGTTCTGGTTGATCTTCTTCCCATTCTTCGTCGGGCCCGGCTTCGCCGTTTGTGCTGTCAAGCACTCCGCCCGCATGCGTAGCTTCAAGATGCGGTTCCTCTCGGCCCGCTACGGCGAGGTCCGCCGCGAGATGACCGACGCCCGCCGCATCCACGAGGACCTCTTCCCCGAGCCTCGCGACGTGGGGGACATGGTCTTCCGCTACACCTACCAGCCCATGCGCCAGATCGGCGGCGACTTCCTCTTCTTCCACGAGAGCCCGGGCATCGAGGGCCGCGTACCCGTCAACGTCGTGCTCATCGACGTCACCGGCCACGGCTTGGCCGCCGCACTCACGGTCAATCGTTTGCACGGCGAGCTCGAACGCATCTTCGCCGAGAACCCACACGCCGAGCCGGGCCACGTGCTGGGGTTGCTCAACCGCTACGTCCATCTCACCCTCGCCCAGCACAGCATCTACGCGTCGGCCGTCTGCCTGCGCATCGACCCGACCACCAACGAGCTCACCTACGCGAACGCCGGCCACCCACCCATGTTCCTGCGCGGTGTTGACGGCACCATCGAAGAGCTCGACTCGACCGCCATCGTGCTCGGTGCTTGCCTGCCCGAGGACTTCCACGCCGACCCGCAGGCCCATACCTTCATGCCGGGCGACATGCTCATCGCCTACACCGACGGCGCGATGGAGGCCCGCAACGACAAGGGCAAATGCATCGGCCGCCAGTGGCTCACCGCCATGATCGCCGCGGCGAACTGCGAGCCAGGCGACTGGCCCCGCCGCATCATCGGCGAGCTCGACACCCGCCGCCACGGCGTGCCCGAAGACGACACGCTGGTCATCGAGGTCCAGCGGCGGCTGGCAACCGATGCGCCGACCCAAGAGGCCGCCGAGGGCAGAAGGCAGCATGTCTGAGGCCACCGACCCGCCTCCGGTGCCGGCCTGCACGCGCGTGTACGTGCTCGCGCCGTGGATCATCTCCGCCATTAGCGCCCCTGTCGCACTCATCGCGCTGGCTTTCCGCGCGGGCGGCTCGGCATTCTTCTTGACTTCGTACGGCCTGCTCATGCTGGCCATCGGCGTGCCCGCGGGCATCGTGTCTGCCCGCGTGGCGTACGTCGCGGCGGTCCACGCCGGCGGGTGCAACGGCCGCCGCGTCGCCGCACGGTACTTCCTGTGTGCCATCCTGCTGGTTGCCGCGGCCATGGCGGTGATGCTGCCGGTGCTCGGCTAGCTCGAAGCCCGCATTGCACGCCCAAACCCCTCGCCACCGGGTGCGAAGGAGCACCCAGCAAAGGAGCCCGCCCATGCCCTACGTCAACGTCCGCATCACCCCCGCCGCCTCGCGCGACCAGAAGGCCCAGATCATCGCCGAGATCACCGATACTCTGGCCCGCGTGCTCGACAAACGCCCCGAGTCCACCCACATCGTCATCGACGAGGTCGACGAGCAGAACTGGGGCTTCGCGGGCGTGCCAACGGACGTGTACCGGGCTGGACATTCCGAGTGATCACTCCCCCGGAATATAACTAATCGCCCCCTCGAACGGGCTGCTCGCCGTCGCGTGCAGCTTCTTTTCGATGCGGCCGCTGCGATAGCTCAGGTACCCCGCCTCCAGCGCCATGCGCATCGCGTGGGCCATCGCCACCGGGTCCTTCGCGTGCGCGATGGCGGTGTTCAGCAGCACGCCGTCGGCTCCCAGCTCCATCGCGACCGCCACGTCGCTCGCGCTGCCCACGCCCGCGTCGACGATCACGGGATAGTCCGGGTCGTTCTCCTTGAGCGCCTCTAGACACAGCACGATGTTGGCCTGGTTGACCACGCCCCGCCCACTGCCGATCGGGCTGCCCGCCGGCATCACGCTGGCCGCGCCCAGATCCTTCAGCCGCTTGGCCACGATCGGGTCGTCGCTCGAGTACACCAGCACCTTGAAGCCATCGTCGACGAGCGTCTTGGTCGCCTCGATCGTGCCCACAGGGTCGGGCAGCAGCGTGCGCTTGTCGCCCAGCACCTCCAGCTTCACCCAGTCCTGCCCCGTGTTGTCGATCTGGCTCAGCAGCTCGCGCCCCAGCCGCGCCACACGCACGGCGTCATCGGCCGTGAAGCACCCCGCCGTGTTGGGCAGGATGGTGTACTTCCCGGTGTCGACATAGTCCAGCAGGCTCTCACCCTTCTCGTTCACCAGCCGCTCGCGCCGCACCGCCACCGTCACCACGCGGCAGCCGCTGGCCTCCAGGGCCCGCTGCATCAGGTCATAGCTCGCGTACTTGCCCGTGCCCACAAACAGGCGGCTGTCCACCGTCCGGCCGGCGATCGTCAGGGGGTTGATGAGGCTGGAGGCGTCGGTGGATACGGGGCTAGTCGCGGTCATCTCCAAGGGTAGGTGCGGGCACAGGGCCCCTCATTTCGTCCGATAGCCCATCACTTGTCCTCGGCGTTCGCGTTTGCTCAGCAAGCCCAAGCCCGAACCCCCCGAACGCCGATCGTGTACCGTTGGGATCGCCCCGGCTCGGATGCGGGGGTCGCCACCAGGAGATTCGGTATATGTGTGGAATAGTCGCCTACCTCGGCCACCGCCAGGCCCGCCCCCTGCTCATCGAGGGCCTCAAGCGCCTGGAGTACCGCGGCTACGACTCGGCGGGCATGGCCGTCATCGACGGCGGCCTGCATGTCGCCCGGGCCGTCGGCCGCGTGGCCAACCTCGAGGCCATGGTCGAGGGCGACGCCACCTTCGAGGGCACCCTGGGCATCGCCCACACCCGCTGGGCTACCCACGGCGGGGTCACCGACGCCAACGCCCACCCGCACCGTGACGACAAGAACGGCATCGCCCTGGTCCACAACGGCATCATCGAGAACTACAGCGCCCTGCGCACCTACCTCACCGAGCGCGGCCACACCTTCACCAGCGAGACCGACACCGAGGTCCTGGCCATGCTCATCGGCGAGCTCTACGACCCCGAGCACTGCATGGA
It contains:
- the recJ gene encoding single-stranded-DNA-specific exonuclease RecJ gives rise to the protein MPPTAPSDAATNLRGLTKRWRLPEPTGPLDASLPPLVARVLAGRPHLDAASLEPKLTGLHDPSGIPDLDKAAEMLLEAGRAGEVIAIYGDYDVDGTTGSAILHHIIRELCPDARLVHFVPHRLRDGYGVHVHAIEKLASDGAGVIVTVDCGITANEPATRARELGVRLIVTDHHNPPATADELPKADAVVHPGRPDSAYPFAGLCGAGVAFKLAWRMATMAGEGGRAAPGPRALLLDLLPLAALGTVADVSPLIDENRIIVTHGLALMRRTRIRGLATLAGRCVRENRPVGVGDLGFRLGPRINALGRVADAGEAIELLTTGDEDRIAAICDTMDELNQQRQAIEKRIVEQACEEVVRLGMDRDEHRAIVLAHEDWHPGVIGIACSRLVERFGRPTILMQRDADVCKGSGRSISGFNLHGAVHACADHVEGFGGHDAAIGLRVSSDRLGAFIEAMVAHANSRLTVEDLTPEVRIDADAGLHELDEKGILTLEKLGPFGRGNPTPRLRLRGIHVSQPPTLMGSSSAHLSMFVRDDAGSTLKLVGWGWGRHAEKIKNGTTLDVVITPRVEEYRGRRSVRGEIADVRTAD
- a CDS encoding thiazole synthase → MNPLTIAGRTVDSRLFVGTGKYASYDLMQRALEASGCRVVTVAVRRERLVNEKGESLLDYVDTGKYTILPNTAGCFTADDAVRVARLGRELLSQIDNTGQDWVKLEVLGDKRTLLPDPVGTIEATKTLVDDGFKVLVYSSDDPIVAKRLKDLGAASVMPAGSPIGSGRGVVNQANIVLCLEALKENDPDYPVIVDAGVGSASDVAVAMELGADGVLLNTAIAHAKDPVAMAHAMRMALEAGYLSYRSGRIEKKLHATASSPFEGAISYIPGE
- a CDS encoding serine/threonine-protein phosphatase, coding for MATANFTSEFAQEFDVETGQLLRRRFLWFLGFNLAFWAIGLFAVLMFWGEFSKAPLSTRVWTFIIAGVDISVYVWFFRRVLRSRPDKPAILQLTRILLLYVGTIGLAQYFLEVPGTSFAIAGFPGATLNFGMAFFFACLFLPWSPKEVYHTIGVVLALHAVVLMAVNLPPNANWFWLIFFPFFVGPGFAVCAVKHSARMRSFKMRFLSARYGEVRREMTDARRIHEDLFPEPRDVGDMVFRYTYQPMRQIGGDFLFFHESPGIEGRVPVNVVLIDVTGHGLAAALTVNRLHGELERIFAENPHAEPGHVLGLLNRYVHLTLAQHSIYASAVCLRIDPTTNELTYANAGHPPMFLRGVDGTIEELDSTAIVLGACLPEDFHADPQAHTFMPGDMLIAYTDGAMEARNDKGKCIGRQWLTAMIAAANCEPGDWPRRIIGELDTRRHGVPEDDTLVIEVQRRLATDAPTQEAAEGRRQHV
- a CDS encoding cob(I)yrinic acid a,c-diamide adenosyltransferase, with amino-acid sequence MVKLNKIYTRTGDDGTTGLGDGSRVPKADPRVEAYGTTDEANAALGLAVIACKDAGQPAAGFVSILESLQHDLFDCGADLCTPIKDDGKESERLRVIPSQIDRLEALIDRFNEDLEPLTSFVLPGGTPAAAGLHLARTIVRRAERLATATLEAEPDETNANVIRYLNRLSDLLFVLGRIANPTGDVLWKPGANRDSH
- a CDS encoding 4-oxalocrotonate tautomerase family protein, which translates into the protein MPYVNVRITPAASRDQKAQIIAEITDTLARVLDKRPESTHIVIDEVDEQNWGFAGVPTDVYRAGHSE